Proteins found in one Terribacillus sp. DMT04 genomic segment:
- a CDS encoding multidrug efflux SMR transporter: protein MAWIVLIIAGLFEVFGVTMINKLNEKPTAANIGLFILGFAGSFGCLSYSMAYLPMGTAYAIWTGIGTAGGAIVGMLFFRESKDWKRIVCIAMILAAAIGLKLIA from the coding sequence ATGGCTTGGATTGTATTAATTATTGCGGGTTTATTTGAAGTGTTTGGTGTAACCATGATTAATAAACTTAATGAAAAACCAACTGCAGCTAATATAGGCTTGTTTATTCTGGGATTTGCAGGAAGCTTCGGCTGTTTATCATATAGTATGGCTTACCTTCCAATGGGAACCGCTTATGCGATTTGGACAGGAATCGGAACTGCAGGAGGAGCCATTGTCGGCATGCTTTTCTTCCGAGAATCAAAAGATTGGAAGAGAATTGTCTGTATTGCGATGATATTAGCAGCTGCAATTGGATTGAAATTGATTGCTTAG
- a CDS encoding lipopolysaccharide assembly protein LapB, with the protein MFEEKGLENDVQITLKDSFHHQLVKWYERVKLHDTAKALTYRNMLEELPKSKSEWMLFRLFDVKHLLQNHYIAQAKSLMKSICVQELDNKYLYYYCLFQSDIFLLDGEHKKAICTLEKAGKYVAAVGEDDTAELHYKLGTNFHYLGITPLAKLHFEQAFRIFSKDNTSLVRKSHALMGMGLTSLNAGEEKDAEKYLLLATKIAEKLGHKQSLASVYHNLGALFLHQNRTADALFYLEKVSEFADSSLLIANDYLRTEAYMKQENHQKAYQSFEHGFQLCKQENSQDYLWRFAMLLKKFDDPEGFRVLVEPSLSQLQGARHEHVTERFRHLLTTYFTENEQFDQAFKIQLATC; encoded by the coding sequence GTGTTTGAAGAGAAAGGACTGGAAAACGACGTGCAAATCACATTGAAAGATAGTTTTCACCATCAGCTAGTGAAATGGTACGAACGTGTTAAATTACATGATACAGCTAAAGCCTTAACATATCGTAATATGCTTGAGGAGCTGCCAAAATCAAAAAGCGAGTGGATGCTCTTTCGGCTGTTTGATGTGAAGCACCTGCTGCAAAACCATTACATAGCACAAGCAAAAAGTTTAATGAAATCCATATGTGTGCAGGAATTAGATAATAAATATCTGTATTATTATTGTCTCTTTCAATCTGATATTTTTCTTTTAGATGGTGAACATAAAAAAGCAATTTGTACTTTGGAAAAAGCGGGAAAATATGTGGCAGCTGTAGGAGAGGATGACACTGCAGAACTGCATTACAAGCTCGGAACCAATTTCCACTATCTTGGCATAACACCGCTTGCAAAGCTTCATTTTGAACAGGCATTTCGAATATTTAGCAAGGATAATACTTCTTTAGTGCGTAAATCACATGCACTCATGGGTATGGGACTAACTTCTCTAAATGCTGGTGAAGAAAAAGATGCAGAAAAATATCTATTGCTTGCCACAAAAATAGCTGAAAAATTAGGACATAAACAATCACTGGCTTCTGTTTACCATAATCTTGGTGCGCTATTTCTTCATCAAAACAGAACGGCAGACGCACTTTTTTATCTGGAAAAGGTTAGTGAATTTGCGGATTCCTCCCTCCTTATTGCAAATGATTATTTGCGTACGGAGGCTTATATGAAACAAGAAAATCATCAGAAGGCTTATCAGTCTTTTGAACATGGATTCCAATTATGCAAACAGGAAAACAGTCAAGATTATTTGTGGCGTTTCGCCATGCTTTTAAAAAAGTTTGATGATCCAGAGGGCTTTCGTGTATTAGTAGAACCCAGCTTGTCCCAGCTCCAAGGAGCAAGACACGAACATGTAACAGAGCGCTTCCGTCACTTGCTGACTACATATTTTACAGAAAACGAGCAATTCGACCAGGCTTTTAAAATCCAACTCGCTACCTGTTAG
- the essA gene encoding type VII secretion protein EssA, translating into MKTNKKRFDLASIFIIFLLILPLEVSAETHSEDKNEDGSLDLQIDRIQKDKDAVTENQETEKEKKFPNLFKADTTEEIQQKSEKQKSGLEDLQNTIFTLEIDAPTRNEQVQDSLFTSDYTSEAATAQEESDETKEDSGKGVLIFLTGIALVLCVGLYMLMRKLLD; encoded by the coding sequence ATGAAGACCAACAAGAAACGGTTTGATTTGGCGTCCATATTCATTATCTTTCTGCTGATACTTCCATTGGAAGTATCAGCAGAAACTCATTCTGAAGATAAAAATGAAGATGGTAGCCTGGATTTGCAAATCGACCGTATCCAAAAAGACAAGGATGCCGTAACGGAAAACCAAGAAACAGAAAAGGAAAAAAAGTTTCCAAATCTATTTAAAGCCGATACCACGGAAGAAATTCAGCAAAAATCTGAAAAGCAGAAATCAGGATTGGAAGACCTGCAAAATACGATCTTCACCCTTGAAATTGATGCGCCAACGCGTAATGAGCAAGTGCAGGATTCGTTATTTACTTCTGACTATACGTCGGAGGCAGCAACTGCACAGGAGGAATCGGATGAAACGAAAGAGGACTCAGGAAAAGGCGTTTTAATCTTCTTAACCGGAATTGCGCTAGTACTGTGTGTTGGTTTGTACATGCTGATGAGAAAATTATTAGACTAG
- a CDS encoding spore coat protein produces the protein MNEIVKKLIGMGAFSDQVIASDMLQSAKAGIKSYALAITETATPEIRQVLIKQLDDAIKQHRDISLYMMDNGYYHPQDTAQQLEQNLKIGHTAISLANGKD, from the coding sequence ATGAATGAAATAGTAAAAAAGCTTATAGGTATGGGTGCATTCAGTGATCAAGTGATTGCATCCGATATGCTGCAGTCAGCAAAAGCAGGTATCAAAAGCTACGCACTTGCCATTACTGAAACTGCCACCCCTGAAATTAGACAAGTACTTATAAAGCAATTGGATGATGCTATCAAGCAGCATCGAGACATCTCCTTATATATGATGGATAATGGCTATTATCATCCGCAGGACACTGCTCAGCAGCTAGAGCAAAACTTAAAAATTGGACATACAGCTATTTCATTAGCTAACGGAAAAGACTGA
- a CDS encoding spore coat protein has product MKEQPLSVADRGIATDLLFKTKASIKDLSAVISETTTGELHELLTDELHKAIQQHEKIYGFLQDRGIYDAYRVPHQLEKDSSYIAEALERSGGMQ; this is encoded by the coding sequence ATGAAAGAACAACCGTTATCTGTAGCTGATCGCGGAATTGCTACCGATTTGTTGTTTAAAACAAAAGCTTCCATTAAAGACTTATCTGCTGTCATTTCAGAAACGACTACTGGGGAGCTTCATGAGCTTCTGACAGATGAACTGCATAAAGCCATTCAGCAGCATGAAAAAATTTATGGTTTCCTGCAGGACCGCGGTATTTATGATGCCTATCGGGTTCCGCATCAGCTTGAGAAGGATAGCAGCTATATTGCTGAAGCATTGGAAAGGTCAGGTGGGATGCAATGA
- a CDS encoding arylamine N-acetyltransferase, translated as MQSLKALLEQRIGLTEEVTLASLPNFLEKFSQAIPFENLRIINQEASPLTKAELHEKILLRNEGGVCYELNTLLYYYLLEEGWNVTMLTACIYNQQENVWSATGNTHVTILLEHKGKKFIVDAGFGANIPLAPVPINGQAISTPNGLFRIKQQDRFYLLELNLANRDHNWRIGYRFSEANKITDVKQLEQIQKRIETDAASPFNKSPLLTKRTAAGLFTLTPTSFTEWSNGVAAKQTINEDTYHMMLKTKFNI; from the coding sequence ATGCAATCATTAAAAGCTTTACTGGAACAACGGATTGGACTAACAGAAGAAGTAACTCTTGCTTCTCTGCCGAATTTTCTTGAGAAATTTTCACAAGCAATACCATTTGAGAATCTACGTATAATAAACCAAGAGGCAAGCCCGCTTACTAAAGCAGAATTGCACGAGAAGATTCTGCTTCGAAACGAAGGCGGCGTCTGTTATGAATTAAATACACTTCTCTACTATTACTTACTAGAAGAGGGATGGAATGTCACCATGCTGACAGCCTGCATCTATAATCAGCAGGAAAATGTATGGAGTGCAACAGGCAATACCCATGTAACCATCCTTTTAGAGCATAAAGGAAAGAAATTCATTGTTGATGCAGGGTTTGGAGCGAATATTCCCCTTGCTCCTGTACCTATAAATGGGCAAGCAATTTCAACTCCTAATGGTCTTTTTCGGATCAAACAGCAGGATAGGTTTTATCTACTTGAATTAAATTTAGCAAATCGTGATCACAATTGGCGCATAGGTTATCGTTTTTCAGAAGCAAACAAAATTACGGACGTAAAACAATTAGAACAGATCCAGAAACGAATTGAGACTGATGCTGCTTCACCCTTCAATAAGTCACCTTTACTTACAAAACGGACAGCAGCTGGACTCTTTACTTTGACGCCAACTTCGTTTACAGAATGGAGCAACGGTGTAGCTGCTAAACAAACAATTAATGAAGATACGTATCATATGATGCTAAAGACTAAGTTTAATATATAA
- a CDS encoding putative quinol monooxygenase, whose product MIIIHARMSVKPEKKEEFLKEIDAVIEGSQAEAGNNSYDLYQDPKDANSLIMIENWKDMDAVQAHNNSSHFQKFSAAAKEMLSAPLDVDVYQGDKVN is encoded by the coding sequence ATGATTATTATTCACGCTAGAATGTCAGTAAAACCCGAGAAGAAAGAAGAATTCCTAAAAGAAATTGACGCTGTTATAGAAGGAAGCCAGGCAGAAGCAGGCAACAATAGCTATGACCTATACCAAGATCCGAAAGATGCGAATAGCCTTATTATGATTGAAAACTGGAAAGACATGGACGCTGTACAAGCACATAATAATAGCAGCCACTTCCAGAAATTCAGTGCAGCTGCAAAAGAAATGCTGAGCGCACCTTTAGATGTGGATGTTTACCAAGGTGATAAAGTAAATTAA
- a CDS encoding MarR family winged helix-turn-helix transcriptional regulator, whose protein sequence is MDECSVRLQIFLQLQAVNKNLCSKFETCFGASTSRVEILHYLLRHGEVPQSALQKEVNIDAAAVTRHLKQLETAGTIVRYKKTDDQRATWVKLDEEAKRHIEQSYEEKRQFVRETFAGFSEKELEQFLHMLSRVSDNVSRVTKQHLGGQK, encoded by the coding sequence ATGGATGAATGTTCCGTTCGTTTACAGATTTTTTTACAGTTGCAGGCGGTGAACAAAAATCTTTGTTCAAAATTCGAGACGTGCTTCGGTGCTAGTACTTCCCGTGTGGAAATACTGCATTATTTACTGAGGCATGGTGAAGTTCCGCAATCTGCTTTACAAAAAGAAGTTAATATTGATGCGGCAGCTGTCACCAGACACCTAAAACAACTCGAAACTGCCGGCACCATTGTTCGCTATAAGAAAACAGATGATCAGCGAGCTACATGGGTAAAGCTGGATGAGGAAGCAAAGCGACACATTGAGCAGTCCTATGAGGAAAAAAGACAATTTGTTAGAGAAACATTTGCTGGATTTAGTGAGAAAGAGCTGGAGCAATTCCTGCATATGTTAAGCAGAGTTAGTGATAATGTCTCACGCGTCACGAAACAGCACCTAGGAGGACAAAAATGA
- a CDS encoding WXG100 family type VII secretion target: MSGQIRMTPEQLQNHAKTYGTSSQRIDDVLNTLSNLQDQLRTEWEGRAFDRFDDQFVQLRPKVQEFSQLMLDIQAQLEKTAQAVQEQDQALSQNFGFR; encoded by the coding sequence ATGTCTGGACAAATTCGCATGACCCCAGAGCAATTACAAAACCACGCAAAAACATATGGTACTAGTTCTCAACGTATCGATGATGTTCTAAACACACTATCTAACTTGCAAGACCAACTTCGCACAGAGTGGGAAGGTAGAGCATTCGATCGCTTTGATGATCAATTCGTTCAGCTAAGACCAAAAGTTCAAGAGTTCTCTCAGCTTATGCTTGATATCCAAGCACAGTTGGAAAAAACAGCACAAGCAGTACAAGAGCAAGATCAAGCACTATCCCAAAACTTCGGTTTCAGATAA
- the esaA gene encoding type VII secretion protein EsaA — translation MKKFDKRWILFLVLIVLLASGLSYLTLHQETTKTAEQPKTQNMSIALVNEDNGSTFNGTELAFGDAFISSVSENENNEWFVVSRGVAESGLKNNTYDMMIVIPNDFSEKSLNITAEAPEQVVLQYKVNASESPQIKQQAEKTASDILNDFNRQIIDVYFASIIGNLQNAQDSIGQMVNRQAVYTNSYNSNVYQPLSGYTDQFNSVQDNTKASKESFTSFEDLLASYEEQLVEESQTGTDFVDELDEVMQLKESNTTNLATFQEQMAQFSEGLTSAEVEQQLDQLAATNEAINQQFAANRENAANTSVMRTPVTALNTANIYSGSVSLKQQLQQSSERVAALQQDINAYLTESNEQFRNKIGERINNTIVNDLEEDSSIEIVNMLFDDPDEVAKTRINTAIEKLPSLDPEDFQGVGLEDEDNNVVNEITNVIATTNKYLSENNKSYNPDSDTLKDEFNRLNEKLTEEGVQVTDTVILEENKKEGQIFTLDKPDGFTIENLTLQLPGEEEQNYTTKIVEERKVKLPANREGEFKVNLTLRKEEAENFDVFNPINWSWELEQKDIKDVDKPDELAYAPASGQLLASLNIDTKTNMNVEDGNTEDNTNATTPPKEEAETVPNQEKEPNNDGDSNQGNTDTPETEQGNESGVKPEQPSNGEKPTDDENAGEEPGTGKPDENGENPGTDKPDEDKENPGADEPDEDKEEQEPEKLYIENNVIKHEISSSVEDLDKTTKTLIQTAANSISGYQELGALYESYYGFGLHGLPKGFNEESLDSLSTPNSLHSLFNKKDIKQLLTDYMTGQITGSVTEQLRTPTETFRLQVSNYQEQLQQTIANADSLTNQVAATNEQAAVLNQSVNQTLEDVAAWRDQMLALLEQQAEIQTNAQGEQEAVLTLNSEFQPLLTSSQALAEQAQSNTNTADQVYDTFESIDTQAQQIEESGTTLVSEAEQLASNMTDKLSDDRNFTENFTEVLENSRVGERQNENLYEFLSNPVQTSNEGTIAAQSETIFTPYYLVLISFIVVLFTAYVISTLHMKRKQSDQFASESTLLAQNVPITIITAGLGVLEGIVIGIVSSYYLPIDDMNKLQITAVMAFLITAMLLVATYLLRQLKMIGMFILLAIFSVYLFFTDAIGTASTAFPAIEKFSPLQYMETFMLRIVEGSVNYTAAIFILIVAAAAGAIVNLLVFSQTDKGVDIADEDQQETV, via the coding sequence TTGAAAAAGTTTGATAAAAGATGGATTTTGTTTCTAGTACTGATTGTATTGCTAGCGTCTGGTTTATCTTACCTAACGCTTCACCAAGAAACGACCAAGACAGCAGAGCAGCCGAAGACACAAAATATGTCTATCGCTCTCGTCAATGAAGATAATGGCTCTACTTTCAATGGAACCGAACTAGCCTTTGGAGATGCCTTTATCAGTTCAGTTAGTGAGAACGAAAATAATGAATGGTTCGTTGTGAGTCGGGGAGTTGCGGAAAGCGGCTTAAAGAATAATACATATGACATGATGATTGTAATTCCCAATGACTTCTCAGAAAAATCGTTAAACATAACAGCTGAAGCGCCAGAGCAGGTAGTGCTTCAATATAAGGTTAATGCATCAGAATCGCCGCAAATAAAGCAGCAAGCAGAAAAGACAGCAAGCGATATATTGAATGACTTTAACCGTCAAATCATTGACGTTTATTTTGCCAGCATCATCGGAAATCTGCAAAATGCGCAAGATAGCATCGGCCAAATGGTGAACCGACAGGCAGTATATACGAATTCCTATAATTCAAATGTATATCAGCCGCTATCAGGTTATACAGATCAATTTAACAGCGTGCAAGACAATACAAAAGCATCCAAAGAGAGCTTTACAAGTTTCGAAGATTTATTAGCTTCTTATGAAGAACAGTTAGTAGAGGAATCACAGACAGGCACAGATTTTGTTGATGAATTAGACGAAGTAATGCAATTAAAAGAGTCGAATACAACAAATCTAGCAACCTTCCAAGAACAAATGGCTCAATTTAGTGAAGGTCTTACTTCTGCAGAGGTAGAACAGCAGCTCGATCAGCTGGCAGCTACAAATGAGGCCATCAATCAACAGTTTGCGGCTAACCGTGAAAATGCTGCCAATACATCCGTGATGCGCACACCTGTCACAGCGCTCAATACAGCTAACATCTATTCTGGATCTGTCTCATTAAAACAGCAGCTGCAGCAATCATCTGAAAGAGTGGCAGCTTTACAGCAAGACATTAATGCCTACTTAACAGAAAGCAATGAACAGTTTCGAAATAAGATCGGTGAAAGAATCAATAACACGATTGTAAATGATTTGGAAGAAGATTCGAGTATAGAGATTGTCAACATGCTTTTCGATGATCCAGATGAGGTAGCTAAAACTAGAATAAACACTGCTATTGAAAAACTTCCATCTTTGGATCCGGAAGACTTTCAAGGTGTAGGATTAGAGGATGAAGACAATAACGTTGTTAATGAGATTACGAACGTGATTGCAACAACGAACAAGTATTTGTCCGAAAATAATAAGAGTTATAACCCTGATTCTGACACTTTAAAAGACGAATTCAATCGCTTGAATGAAAAGTTAACGGAAGAAGGAGTACAGGTAACAGATACAGTGATCCTGGAAGAAAACAAAAAAGAAGGTCAAATCTTCACTTTAGATAAACCAGACGGATTCACCATTGAAAATCTAACACTCCAGCTTCCAGGTGAAGAAGAGCAAAACTATACAACTAAAATTGTAGAAGAAAGAAAAGTTAAGCTGCCAGCAAACCGTGAGGGCGAGTTCAAAGTAAATCTTACACTACGAAAAGAAGAAGCAGAAAACTTTGATGTATTTAACCCGATCAATTGGAGCTGGGAGTTAGAACAAAAAGATATTAAAGATGTGGACAAGCCAGACGAATTGGCATATGCACCTGCTTCTGGACAACTGCTCGCCTCTTTAAATATCGATACGAAAACCAATATGAACGTTGAGGATGGCAACACAGAAGATAACACAAACGCTACGACGCCTCCTAAAGAGGAAGCAGAAACAGTACCGAACCAGGAAAAAGAGCCAAACAATGATGGAGATTCAAACCAAGGAAACACAGATACACCTGAAACGGAACAAGGAAATGAAAGTGGCGTAAAGCCTGAACAACCGTCTAATGGTGAAAAGCCAACTGATGATGAAAATGCAGGTGAGGAACCTGGGACAGGTAAACCTGATGAAAACGGAGAAAACCCTGGAACAGATAAACCTGATGAAGACAAAGAAAATCCTGGTGCTGATGAACCGGACGAAGACAAGGAAGAACAAGAGCCAGAGAAGCTTTATATTGAAAACAACGTTATCAAGCATGAAATTAGCTCATCTGTAGAAGATCTCGATAAAACTACAAAAACGTTAATTCAAACGGCGGCAAATTCTATCTCTGGTTACCAAGAGTTAGGCGCACTGTACGAAAGCTATTATGGCTTTGGTCTGCATGGGCTTCCTAAAGGTTTCAATGAAGAGTCATTAGATAGTCTTTCGACGCCAAATTCACTTCACTCACTGTTTAATAAAAAAGATATTAAACAGTTGCTTACAGACTATATGACTGGTCAGATTACTGGCAGTGTAACAGAACAGCTGCGTACACCGACGGAAACATTCCGTCTGCAAGTAAGCAATTACCAAGAACAGCTACAGCAGACGATTGCAAATGCTGATTCACTGACGAATCAAGTTGCTGCCACGAATGAACAAGCTGCAGTGTTGAACCAAAGTGTGAATCAGACATTAGAGGATGTAGCAGCATGGCGGGATCAAATGCTGGCATTGCTTGAGCAGCAGGCAGAGATTCAGACGAACGCACAGGGCGAGCAGGAAGCTGTTCTTACACTTAATAGTGAGTTCCAGCCGCTGTTAACGTCAAGTCAAGCTTTGGCTGAACAGGCTCAGAGTAATACAAATACAGCTGACCAAGTTTATGATACTTTTGAGAGTATCGATACACAAGCGCAACAGATTGAAGAAAGCGGTACTACACTAGTGAGCGAGGCGGAACAGCTCGCATCCAATATGACCGATAAACTATCGGATGACCGTAACTTTACAGAGAACTTTACAGAAGTATTGGAAAATAGCCGAGTTGGGGAAAGACAGAACGAAAATTTATATGAATTCCTATCAAATCCTGTTCAAACTAGTAACGAGGGTACCATTGCAGCACAAAGTGAAACGATCTTCACGCCTTATTATCTTGTGCTGATTAGCTTCATTGTCGTATTGTTTACAGCTTATGTGATTTCAACATTGCATATGAAGCGTAAACAAAGTGACCAATTTGCATCAGAAAGCACCTTATTGGCACAGAATGTACCAATCACTATTATTACCGCTGGTCTTGGTGTGCTAGAAGGTATTGTTATTGGTATCGTGTCAAGTTATTACTTGCCTATCGATGACATGAACAAGCTGCAGATAACAGCCGTTATGGCGTTTCTTATCACAGCTATGCTGCTAGTAGCAACATACCTGCTGAGGCAGCTAAAAATGATAGGGATGTTCATCCTGCTAGCAATATTCAGTGTGTATCTGTTCTTTACGGATGCAATCGGGACAGCAAGCACAGCATTCCCAGCTATTGAGAAGTTTTCTCCTTTGCAGTACATGGAAACATTTATGCTTCGTATTGTAGAAGGTTCCGTCAACTATACCGCTGCGATATTCATTTTGATTGTTGCCGCAGCAGCAGGGGCAATTGTGAACCTGCTGGTGTTCAGTCAAACGGACAAAGGAGTAGATATTGCCGATGAAGACCAACAAGAAACGGTTTGA
- a CDS encoding nitroreductase family protein: MNQASTYNKEAFLQVLHDRRSIRRYDENVKISKEEMTEILTAATKAPSSVNLQPWRFVVIESPEAKAKLAPLAWFNQRQVETSSAVIAVFGDLQNLDYLEEIYDKAVELGMMPQDVKEQQVTSIRSLLSGISEQGNRESVLIDSGLVSMQIMLTAKAYGYDTNPIGGFEKDKIAEVFELDKNRYAPVMLLSIGKALDNGHQSYRLPVEQITEWK; encoded by the coding sequence ATGAACCAGGCATCAACTTATAATAAAGAGGCGTTTCTGCAAGTTTTACATGACCGCCGCTCGATTCGCCGTTATGATGAAAATGTGAAAATCAGTAAAGAGGAAATGACTGAGATATTGACTGCTGCAACAAAGGCGCCATCTTCTGTCAACTTGCAGCCATGGCGATTTGTTGTTATTGAAAGTCCGGAAGCAAAGGCGAAGCTTGCGCCACTGGCATGGTTTAATCAGCGGCAAGTTGAGACATCATCAGCAGTAATTGCAGTGTTTGGCGACCTGCAAAATCTTGATTACCTTGAAGAAATATACGACAAAGCTGTTGAACTTGGCATGATGCCACAGGATGTGAAAGAGCAGCAAGTGACTTCTATCCGCAGCCTGCTATCTGGTATTTCCGAACAGGGAAATCGCGAATCTGTGTTGATAGATAGCGGTCTGGTGTCCATGCAGATTATGCTGACAGCCAAAGCTTATGGATACGATACGAATCCAATTGGCGGATTTGAGAAAGATAAAATAGCGGAAGTATTCGAACTGGACAAAAATCGCTATGCGCCCGTTATGCTGCTATCAATTGGAAAGGCCCTCGATAATGGCCATCAATCTTACCGCTTACCGGTAGAACAAATTACAGAATGGAAATAA
- a CDS encoding multidrug efflux SMR transporter encodes MTKQWMYVLLAGIIEVLWVIGLKHASNFWEWTGTVLCILLSFYLMLRASKHLPVGTVYAVFVGIGSTGTVIADMLFFGEPFQLAKVVLIAVLLTGVIGLKLVTGEEQKEEST; translated from the coding sequence ATGACAAAACAATGGATGTATGTCTTGCTGGCAGGGATTATTGAAGTTCTGTGGGTGATTGGCTTGAAGCATGCGAGCAACTTTTGGGAATGGACTGGTACGGTTCTTTGTATCTTACTCAGTTTTTATTTGATGCTGCGGGCGAGTAAACATTTGCCTGTCGGAACGGTATATGCCGTTTTCGTTGGTATTGGATCAACAGGTACGGTTATTGCAGATATGCTCTTTTTCGGTGAACCCTTCCAGCTGGCTAAAGTTGTGTTAATCGCTGTGCTGCTAACAGGAGTGATTGGACTCAAGCTTGTAACTGGGGAAGAACAGAAGGAGGAGAGCACCTAA
- a CDS encoding SDR family oxidoreductase: MGKLDNRIAVVTGGATGIGRATASLFAKEGAAVLVADLKQEDLTELTESIQEDGGQAEAFKVDVSDEDSVQEFVSIVKEKYGKVDVLFNNAGIDQEGGKVHEYPIELFDSIQKTDLRGTFLMSKFLIPLMLENGKGAIVNNASMSGSFADLDRSGYNAAKGGIINFTKATAIDYGRLGIRANSVSPGTIETPLIDELSGSKAEEQGKEFREANKWLAPMGRLGAPEEIANAVLFLVSDDSSYISGQDLVVDGGLTAYTWPGKMVMNDSWKKTTD; this comes from the coding sequence TTGGGAAAATTAGATAATCGCATTGCAGTCGTTACCGGCGGGGCAACCGGTATTGGCAGAGCGACTGCTTCTTTATTTGCAAAAGAAGGTGCTGCAGTTCTTGTGGCTGATTTAAAGCAGGAGGATTTAACGGAACTGACGGAATCTATCCAAGAAGATGGAGGTCAAGCAGAGGCTTTTAAGGTAGATGTATCTGACGAAGATAGTGTGCAGGAATTTGTAAGCATCGTTAAAGAAAAGTATGGAAAAGTAGATGTACTTTTCAATAATGCTGGTATTGATCAAGAAGGCGGGAAGGTGCATGAATATCCGATTGAATTATTCGATTCTATCCAAAAAACAGATCTGCGCGGTACATTCTTAATGAGTAAGTTTCTCATTCCGCTCATGTTGGAGAATGGTAAAGGTGCGATCGTGAACAATGCGTCCATGAGCGGCAGCTTTGCAGATCTTGACCGTTCAGGCTATAATGCCGCCAAGGGTGGTATCATCAATTTCACCAAGGCAACAGCCATTGATTATGGCAGATTAGGCATCCGGGCAAATTCTGTTTCACCGGGTACGATTGAAACCCCATTAATCGATGAATTATCTGGTTCAAAAGCGGAGGAGCAAGGCAAGGAATTCCGTGAAGCGAACAAATGGCTGGCTCCAATGGGCCGGCTGGGTGCACCAGAGGAAATTGCCAATGCAGTACTTTTTCTCGTTTCCGATGACAGTTCCTACATTAGCGGGCAGGATTTAGTTGTGGATGGCGGACTGACTGCTTACACATGGCCAGGTAAAATGGTAATGAACGATAGCTGGAAGAAAACAACCGACTGA
- a CDS encoding cell wall hydrolase, with amino-acid sequence MQKLLSHSLLIFFVVSNLCLLLYLPIQNMKQGVYPAKVYADERIQPSLNEKNLHTVEGPDSLVLSEQEKQKTELDEVTFKQKQYKAEDIHLLQRLVQAETSGEDYPGKVAVATVVLNRIESEEFPDTIHDVIMQEGQFQPVMTGVIWKSEPTEETEQAVADALIQKDNMNNIVWFMNPKTSTTNWIADTQEQVKQIGNHVFYR; translated from the coding sequence ATGCAAAAACTACTCTCGCATTCCTTATTAATCTTCTTTGTTGTTAGTAACTTGTGTCTATTGCTTTATTTGCCGATACAAAATATGAAGCAAGGTGTATATCCAGCAAAAGTCTACGCAGATGAAAGAATACAGCCCTCTTTAAACGAAAAAAACCTGCATACAGTAGAAGGTCCAGATTCCCTTGTGTTATCGGAACAAGAGAAGCAAAAAACTGAATTAGACGAGGTAACCTTTAAACAAAAGCAATACAAGGCAGAAGACATTCATCTTTTGCAAAGATTAGTACAAGCAGAGACGAGTGGGGAAGACTATCCAGGTAAAGTAGCAGTTGCGACAGTTGTCTTGAATCGCATAGAAAGCGAAGAGTTTCCAGATACCATTCATGATGTTATTATGCAAGAGGGGCAGTTCCAGCCAGTAATGACTGGTGTTATTTGGAAGAGTGAACCAACAGAAGAGACAGAACAAGCTGTAGCTGATGCACTAATTCAGAAAGATAATATGAATAATATTGTCTGGTTCATGAACCCAAAAACTTCTACAACAAACTGGATCGCCGATACGCAAGAACAAGTGAAGCAAATCGGAAATCATGTATTTTACCGCTAA